One segment of Alphaproteobacteria bacterium DNA contains the following:
- a CDS encoding NTP/NDP exchange transporter yields MSKVSKETVPQEFTGLRAALWPIHNYELKKFLPLGLIMFCLLFNYTLLRDTKDTLVVTSAGAGAITFLKLYCVTPAAILFVLLYAKLTNILSREAVFYAVVAPFLVFFAAFAFIIYPNLDTLHPSIEAVQALHAAYPALGGFIDLYAYWSFSLFYVLSEIWGSAMIALMFWQFANHVVRTSEAKRFYPLFGVIANFALILSGQVVVYSSSIQHLYPTKEEAWKVSLYLMMGTVVLFGMVAMGLYRWMTTSVLTDKRFFDPEEQTGKTKKKKEKPSLGESIKTIFTSPELGLIAILIMAYGVTINLVEVQWKHQLGLYAAGDKGVYNAFMGNQSTVCGIFTILFGLFVGSNILRRVSWFKAALITPLIITLGGVLFFSFILGKDMLDVVLHMMKTDAVTAATFLGVAIIIVGKGVKYILFDPTKEMAYIPLSDELKTKGKAAVDVIGGRAGKAGGAFVQSTLLMAYATKDIVVIALPAFIVFGVVCLAWLYAVKVLSVKVDAAVKRRKDEQDSKTA; encoded by the coding sequence CTAAAAAAGTTTTTGCCGCTTGGCTTGATCATGTTTTGTTTGTTGTTTAACTACACATTGTTGCGCGATACGAAAGATACACTCGTTGTCACATCAGCTGGCGCGGGCGCAATTACATTTTTAAAATTGTATTGCGTTACACCGGCAGCAATTTTGTTCGTTTTGCTGTATGCAAAATTAACGAATATCCTAAGCCGAGAAGCTGTTTTTTATGCAGTGGTTGCTCCGTTTTTGGTGTTTTTTGCAGCGTTCGCATTTATCATTTATCCAAACTTGGATACATTGCATCCATCGATTGAGGCGGTTCAGGCGCTTCATGCGGCTTACCCAGCATTGGGCGGGTTTATTGATTTGTATGCATATTGGTCATTTTCCTTATTTTACGTTTTGTCGGAAATTTGGGGAAGTGCGATGATTGCCCTAATGTTTTGGCAGTTTGCAAACCATGTGGTTCGCACATCAGAAGCCAAGCGGTTTTATCCCTTGTTTGGTGTTATTGCTAACTTTGCCCTTATCCTGTCTGGTCAGGTCGTTGTGTACTCATCCAGTATCCAGCATCTTTATCCAACAAAGGAAGAAGCTTGGAAAGTTTCACTTTATCTGATGATGGGAACCGTTGTCCTATTTGGTATGGTGGCCATGGGATTATACCGATGGATGACAACCTCTGTCCTAACAGACAAGCGCTTTTTCGATCCAGAAGAACAAACTGGCAAAACCAAGAAAAAGAAAGAAAAGCCATCCCTTGGTGAAAGCATCAAAACGATTTTCACCTCTCCGGAACTGGGGCTTATCGCCATTCTGATTATGGCATACGGCGTAACAATCAACTTGGTCGAAGTCCAATGGAAACACCAATTGGGTCTATACGCAGCCGGCGATAAAGGGGTCTATAACGCCTTCATGGGGAACCAATCGACCGTTTGTGGTATATTCACAATTCTTTTCGGATTGTTTGTTGGATCCAATATCTTACGGCGCGTCAGCTGGTTTAAAGCGGCCCTTATCACACCATTAATTATCACGCTTGGTGGGGTTCTTTTCTTTAGCTTTATTTTGGGCAAAGACATGTTGGATGTTGTTTTACATATGATGAAAACAGATGCGGTTACAGCTGCCACATTCCTTGGGGTTGCGATCATCATCGTTGGAAAGGGCGTCAAGTACATCTTGTTCGATCCAACGAAAGAAATGGCCTACATCCCCTTGAGTGATGAACTCAAAACAAAAGGTAAAGCTGCTGTGGACGTCATTGGTGGTCGTGCGGGTAAAGCCGGCGGTGCCTTTGTTCAAAGTACATTATTGATGGCCTATGCAACAAAAGACATTGTCGTTATTGCATTGCCTGCCTTTATCGTCTTTGGCGTTGTTTGCTTGGCCTGGCTTTATGCAGTAAAGGTTCTATCAGTCAAGGTAGATGCCGCTGTTAAGCGTCGCAAAGACGAACAAGACAGCAAAACAGCCTAA